GCGTGTCGCTGTGCTAGTGCCGCTTTGTTTCAGGTTTTGGGGACCGGCAGGACCATGACGTACGTCCAGGAGCGCTCTGTCGTGGACCCAGCAGAGAAGAGGATGGAGCTGTGTTCCACCAATGTAAGCGCCGGCCCCGGAGACGCGCGTGGGCTCTGAGCGCGCCTCCGGCCCCGCTGTCTCAGGGGCCTTTCATGTTTCACGGGGAGGCGGGCCTTCCTTGCGTTTTCAGTCCCACGTAGTAAATGTGTAGAAGACGCACACGAGGACGTGAACGCGGCTCCCAGCAGCCGCTGGAAAAAGGCCccgcccttccctcctctctcgtCTCCCAGTTAAAAGGTGTATGTTGGCCGAATGCAAATTCAGAGACCGCGTGCTGGGAGCACGTGCGCTCCTGGTCTCCACCTGCACCGAGTCCGGAAGCCCCGCAGGCGCTTCCGCTTCTCCATTCCCGGCACGTGAGGCGCGCAGCTCGCTCGCCTCCTCTCCCGGCTCCTCCCTCCAGAAGCTTGGCGTCTCCTTCCCCTGAGGTCTGGCGTCGCGGTGGCGCTCGTGAGACCTTTCCTGAGCCTCTTCGGctaaaaaaggaggaaaacctCACGGCACTGCTAGGGGCATAAAGTGACAGCCGGGCTCAGGCGTGCGGGGCGCCGGACCCGTCTCCCTGGGCTTTGGTGTGTCCTCTGCTCCAGGCAGTGCgggagatgggagacttgggcaGTGGTCTGGGGAGAAAGGCAAGAGACAACCTGCAGCGCTGTTTCCTTCCCGAAGCTCACACTCACAAACGTGGTGTCGGTGAGCGAGCGGCTGGTGTACACGCCCCACCCGGAGAACGCAGGAAGGTAAGCGGGCGGCGGCTGGGGGAGCTCCGCGCCGGGGGGCAGGAGCTCTGGGGTAGGGCGGGGGGGGGGACTCAGGGCGGGGAGGGGCCCTCCGGGGGGTGCTCTGTGGTCGGCGTGGGAGGTTCCGGAGTCGGCGGTGGCGGGGGGCCCGGGGCTGGGGGGGCTCCGGGCCGGGGGGGACCCAGGGCGGGGGTGCCCGGGGCTGGAGGGGGTCCGGGGTCGGGCTGAGGggacccagggctggggagggcggCGCTGACCGGGGCGGGTGGGCTGAGCCCCGCTGTCCGCTCCCCCAGGACGGTGCTCACACAGGAAGCCGTCATCACCGTGAGGGGCATCGGCCTCGGCAGCCACCTGGAGGGCCTGATGGTCAGCACGATAGCGTCCAACGCAAAGAAGGTAGGACCCGCAGCCGCGGCGCGTCCGGCTGGGGAGGGCCGTGCGGGCCGGACCCGCCTCTGCGCCGCCCTTGTCGGTCCGAGGGCGGGTGTTCGCGAGGCGGGCAGGACGCGCGGGGTTTCAGCGGTCTGGCCTCTCCCCCGCGGAGTCGGCCTGGAGGCCGCGGCCTCCCTCGGGCGGGACGTGGGGGCAGCTCCGCGGAGGGGCCGGGCGGAGAGCGCGGTGTCAGGACTGGGGGTCCAGGCGGCCCGCTGTCCGCGCCCCCACCTCGATTTCTGGTCAGAAGAGACTCTTCTGCGGGGCGGTGGGAAGGCGCCTCCGCCGTCCGGCCTCCCTCCCGCAACTCGGGTCCCGGCGAAGCCCGGAGCCCTTCGCGCGGCGTGTGGGCTCGTGGTCTgtcgccggccggccgcccgcctgTCTCTAGAACGCTCCGGGTAGGGGAGGGGCGGTAGCTCGGCCCGGGGAGTCGGGGCGCGCGCCTCGGCCACACCGCGAGCCCGGGCAGGTGCGCCGCGGTCCGAGCGCTGGAAGGAGGGAACGtcctgggaggcaggcagccCGGTGAGGCCAGAGTCGCCTCACGCCTCCCTGACAGAGGTCGGGGAACTCAGGCCAAGGAAGGCCTTTCGTTTCCCTTTATTTCGGGGGCGGCGTGTGGCGTGGTTAGGGGCCCGCGGGGGGGCCTGGGCGGAGGGGGCGGAGGGGAGGCGGCGATGGCCCGGGGAGGGGCGCGTCCGCGTGGCTCCAGCCGGTGCGGGAGCGCTGGGCGGACCCCGCGCCGCCTCACCTCTGCGGCCCGGAAGCCGCGGCGGGACCCGGCCTCTGACCGCGGGCCCTGCTGTGTCGCTCCAGGGCTGGGCCGCCATCGAGTGGATCATTGAGAACCCCGAGCGCGCGGTGAGCTAGCGAGGCCTGCAGCGCCCGGCGCGGACTCGGGCCGGGCCCGGGGCGGCGCTGACCGCGGGCAGGGCGCCGGAGGGCGGCCTGGAGGCCCGTCTCCTCCCGATTCACCGGCCGGTTGGCGGCAGGACTTGCGCTCGGGGCTCCGGGCCCCTGCGCCGTCTCGTCCGGCAGGTGAGGCAGCTGAGCGTCCGCAGCGCGGGGCGCGCGGGGCCCGGGCCTCGGAGAGACTGACGAGTAGGAGCGGACGCTGTGAAGGGCTGGCCCGACGCGGGGAGCTGGTCACTCGGCGTCGGTCCGGAGTGTCCGCCTGGTCTGCAGCGGGAAGGCTTCTCCCCGAGCTTCACGGACGCCCCTGGTTCCCAGGCCGAGTGGCCGGAGTGTGAGCGCGGACTCCCCGCCGCCTGAGAAGGTCAGAGGGTCCTGCTCCTTCCGTTCGTTCAGGGAACGCGGATACCCCTGCCTTCACCTCCTCCCGCTGTCTGTCTGTCCGCAGCACGTGTGCACACTTGGCCTCCGGGGTCAGCCCTCTTCAAGAACTGCTTGCTGATTTTCCTTGAGCCGCTGGAGCCCAGTTTTGCCAGAGGCCTTCACCTTGAACCCAAGGTCGCC
This genomic interval from Vicugna pacos chromosome 24, VicPac4, whole genome shotgun sequence contains the following:
- the PRELID3A gene encoding PRELI domain containing protein 3A isoform X9, with the protein product MMRVWSSEHVFSHPWDTVIKAAMRKYPNPMNPCVVGVDVLERSVDAQGRLHSLRLLSTEWGLPGLVRAVLGTGRTMTYVQERSVVDPAEKRMELCSTNLTLTNVVSVSERLVYTPHPENAGRTVLTQEAVITVRGIGLGSHLEGLMVSTIASNAKKGWAAIEWIIENPERAVS
- the PRELID3A gene encoding PRELI domain containing protein 3A isoform X10, which produces MPTAKVLGTGRTMTYVQERSVVDPAEKRMELCSTNLTLTNVVSVSERLVYTPHPENAGRTVLTQEAVITVRGIGLGSHLEGLMVSTIASNAKKEDLAHPDRPSSPWRAPSDAHLEWQLLFLSAVFAKTLHLQEDSQKGFFDKHRFRVTFRSYC
- the PRELID3A gene encoding PRELI domain containing protein 3A isoform X4, whose translation is MRKYPNPMNPCVVGVDVLERSVDAQGRLHSLRLLSTEWGLPGLVRAVLGTGRTMTYVQERSVVDPAEKRMELCSTNAVREMGDLGSGLGRKARDNLQRCFLPEAHTHKRGVGERAAGVHAPPGERRKDGAHTGSRHHREGHRPRQPPGGPDGQHDSVQRKEGGPRSSRQAKQSLESSVRRPPGMAVTVSLCCFCKNASSSRRFTEGIF
- the PRELID3A gene encoding PRELI domain containing protein 3A isoform X3 → MMRVWSSEHVFSHPWDTVIKAAMRKYPNPMNPCVVGVDVLERSVDAQGRLHSLRLLSTEWGLPGLVRAVLGTGRTMTYVQERSVVDPAEKRMELCSTNAVREMGDLGSGLGRKARDNLQRCFLPEAHTHKRGVGERAAGVHAPPGERRKDGAHTGSRHHREGHRPRQPPGGPDGQHDSVQRKEGGPRSSRQAKQSLESSVRRPPGMAGRTAELVKN
- the PRELID3A gene encoding PRELI domain containing protein 3A isoform X1, encoding MMRVWSSEHVFSHPWDTVIKAAMRKYPNPMNPCVVGVDVLERSVDAQGRLHSLRLLSTEWGLPGLVRAVLGTGRTMTYVQERSVVDPAEKRMELCSTNAVREMGDLGSGLGRKARDNLQRCFLPEAHTHKRGVGERAAGVHAPPGERRKDGAHTGSRHHREGHRPRQPPGGPDGQHDSVQRKEGGPRSSRQAKQSLESSVRRPPGMAVTVSLCCFCKNASSSRRFTEGIF
- the PRELID3A gene encoding PRELI domain containing protein 3A isoform X6, which translates into the protein MMRVWSSEHVFSHPWDTVIKAAMRKYPNPMNPCVVGVDVLERSVDAQGRLHSLRLLSTEWGLPGLVRAVLGTGRTMTYVQERSVVDPAEKRMELCSTNLKGVCWPNANSETACWEHVRSWSPPAPSPEAPQALPLLHSRHVRRAARSPPLPAPPSRSLASPSPEVWRRGGARETFPEPLRLKKEENLTALLGA
- the PRELID3A gene encoding PRELI domain containing protein 3A isoform X7 → MMRVWSSEHVFSHPWDTVIKAAMRKYPNPMNPCVVGVDVLERSVDAQGRLHSLRLLSTEWGLPGLVRAVLGTGRTMTYVQERSVVDPAEKRMELCSTNAVREMGDLGSGLGRKARDNLQRCFLPEAHTHKRGVGERAAGVHAPPGERRKDGAHTGSRHHREGHRPRQPPGGPDGQHDSVQRKEGLGRHRVDH